Genomic DNA from Fodinicurvata sp. EGI_FJ10296:
GAGCACAACCTTGCCAAGGTTGGGGTCGAGAGTTCGAATCTCTTCGCCCGCTCCAATACTTTCCCGAATATCGGTCGGACCACAGGCCGGACCGCCAACTGGCGCCGCCGCCGCGATAGCGTCGGTCACGGCCGGGTTTTCACGCGCCGACTACTGGTTGCGTCCCTCGCCCCCGTCGACTATCCCGTTACCCTTCCATCCCCCACGACGATCTGCCGTCGGCATCGCGCGGCGATCTTCTCGTCATGGGTCGAGATCAGGAAGGCGGTGCCCTCTTCCCGATTGATTTCGCCGATCAGGTCCATCACCTGCATGGCCGTGGCCCGGTCCAGATTGCCCGTGGGCTCGTCCGCCAGCACCAGTTCGGGTCTGTTCATCAGCGCCCGGGCGACGGCGACGCGCTGCTTCTGGCCGCCGGACAGCTTTGCCGAGGGGAAGTCGACACGCGACTCCATTCCCATTCGCACGAGCAACTGGCGCCCGCGCGCCCGCGCCGCACCTGTCTCGCGCCCCGCACGCACCGCGGTGGGGAAAATGACGTTCTCCAGGGCGGTGAAATCAGGCAACAGGTTGTGAAACTGAAATACGAAACCGATGTAGCGGTTGCGGAACTCGGTCAAAGCGGCATCATCGGCACTGACCAGATCCTGCCCCAGCATCCGAAGACTGCCTGATGTAGGCTTCATCAGTGTGCCGAGGATGGTCAGCAGGGTGCTCTTGCCCGACCCCGAAGGACCGAGCAGGGCCGCCATCTCACCCGCCTCCAGCGTCAGGGACAGCCCGCGCAGGACATGGGTCGCCGCATCGCCCTCGCCGAAGGTCTTGATCAGGTCGCGAACCTCCAGCAACGCGGTCATTGCCCGATCGCCGTGACCGGGTCGACTCGCGCCGCAGCCCGGGCCGGCAGGATCGAGGCGAGGATGGCGCCCAATACCGTGAGCGTGACGGCAAGCCCGTAGGAGCCTTGCGTGATGTCCATTGGCAAAGTGCCGGAGACGAATTCATCGCGCGTGGGAAAAGGCAGCAGGGCCAGATAACCGAGGACGGCCCCGGTGATCCCGCCCATCAGCCCCACAAGAGCGCCCTGTGTGACGAACACGAACACGACAAAGCCACGCCCGGCCCCCATCGCCCGCATGATCCCGATCTCGGGGCGCCTGCGATAGGTCGAAAGCAGCAGCGCCGAGGCGACGCCGATTACAATGGTGATCAGCGCGAAGCTCTTGAGAAAGTACCCGGTCTGGGCCTGTGCGTTCAGCGCCTCCATCAACTGCTCGGCCCCATCCGTCCAGGGTACGGCATCGAGCCCGGTCAGCGCCCGGATGCGCACGGCCGTGGCATCGGCGGCATTCAGGTCGTCCAGTTTAATCTCGATCCGCGTGACCCCCTGTGGAATCGCAAAGAGCGTGCGCGCGGTGGGAAGACTGACAAAGACGCTGGACCGGTCCAGCATGCCTGTTCCGGTCTGGAAAATGCCCCCGACAGTCAGCGCCGCCGTCACGCCGTTGGAGGATTGCAGCCGCAGCACCTGCCCGACCGAAAGGTCAAGCTCGTCCGCCAGGCTGCGACCCAGGACGATCACGCCGGAGCCCAGTCGCGCCGACCCTGCAACGATATAGCCTTCCAGATCCAGGATGGCCGATTCACGGCCCGGCTCCAGCCCCGTCACGCTGACCTGCGCCACCTGCGCGCCGCGAGTCAGAAAGCCCGCACCGGTGATCTGGGGCGACACGGCCCTGACGCCGGGAACAGCGTCGATCATCGGCGCCCAGGTCTCTGCATCGCGCAGGGTGGCGGTGCGAAGGCGGCCCGGCTCGACCGCCGTCAACAGATGCCCGTCGACATCGATCAGGACGGCCGGGTCGGCGCTTTCCGCTTCGATCGTCACATGGCTGATGTCGCCTACGGTGCGCGACAGGATGAACTCGGCCAGCCCACCGATCAGCGCCGACATGAAAATGAAGATGAACACGCCAACCGCCACGCCCGAGACCAGAAGTGCGGTCTGCGCCTTGCTGGCGGTCAGGTAGCGCGTCGCGATCTTGAGACCGTAGAGCATCAGGGCGCGTCCCGGCTTATACGCAGCCCGTCGCTGAGGCCTGCCGCGTCGACAATCACCGGGTCGCCGGGCGCCAACCCGTCGGTAACGATCAGCCGGGCGGCGGGCCAGTCGGTCACCGTGACGGGCTGGAGCCTGGCCACCTCGTCTCGCGCCAGAAAAACCGCCGCGCCGTCTCCTTCTGTCACGATCGCCGTGCGCGGCACGGTCAGGGCGGCATCGCGCTCATCGACCACGATATTTGCGGTCACGGTCAGACCGATGGGCGCGCTGACCGGCGCATCGAAACCGATCTTCACGGCAAGGCCGCCGGTGGCCGCATCGACCCGGCCAGACACGGCATTGACATGCCCCGTCCGTGTCTCAGTCTGTCCCGAAAAACGCAAAACCGCCGGCTGGCCGACGGCGATCTGGCTGGCATACCCTTCATCAATATCGGTTTCGACGATGAGGTCGTCCAGATCGGCGACGGTCATCAGCGCGGTCGCCGTGTCAGCGACCTGGCCCCTCTCGGCATCCACCGCCACGATCGTGCCTGAAATGGGCGCGCGCAAGGTATGGCGGGCCAGTTGTACCTGCGCCTGTTCCAGCAGTGCCCGCATGCGCGCGACCTCCTGCACCGCAGATTGCAACGCGCGGCGGTTCGCCTCCAGTGCGGCAACGCTGATGTTGGCCCCCAGCGCCAGAGACCGCGCGTAAGTCGCATCGGCCTGTTCCTGCGCGACCAGCGCAGCGTCGAGCGCGGCCCGACTCTGCCGTACGATCGCATCCTGTGCCGCGGCATCGATCCGGGCGAGCACCTGCCCGGCTTCCACCCGTTGCCCCTCGCTTGCCGACACCTCCGTCAGGGTGCCGGTCACCTGCGGGCGCAGGTCGACCGAATGCCGCGCCGCGATCCGGCCGTTGACCGCCAGCACACGGGTGACGGGGGCCATCGCGACCTGCTCGACGGCAACGGATATCGGCGTCGGGCTCCAGGGTTGCAGGTAACCGATGGCCGCCGCCAGCGCGGCAGCAACGCCTGCCGCCAACCATAGCCATCGACGCGGCTTCCGGCCGCGTGCTGGCATCTCCGGTGACGGGCGAAGCACATGCACAAGTGGCGAAGTCGGCTCAGACGATGCCCGCTCCGTTGGCAACCCTTCGTTTTGCTGCCTCGGAGGTTCAGGCAAAATCATCGCACCATCGTTTTCAAGGAATGAACGAGCCTTGAAAAATACATTGGAGTGAACGGGGCCGACTTCAATCGATTGCCTTCGTCGACTTGATCACAGTATTTAAATTGTGATGATGGCACCGGATCAATTCGTCGTTCGATGCCATCGATTGCCGTCTTCCGGTTTGGGACCAACCATTCAGCCGGAGGCAGCGTAGACCGCGTCGCGCATCTCGGCAGGAAACGCGCCAATGACGCCAGCGAGCGATGTGTTTGTCAGGACGACTACAGACGACGCCCGCTCCGGAACCCTACCCCGTCGCCCGAATGGCCCAGTTGTCCGACCTGCCCGAGCGCACCTTCAAGCGCCGTTTCAAGGCCGCCCCCGGCTATGCCCCGATCGACTATGTCCAATCCCTGCGCGTCGAAGAAGCCAAGCAATTGCTGGAAACGACTGGCGATGCCACGGATGCGGTGGCCCAATCCGTCGGCTACGAGGAACCCGCCTGTTTTCGCCGCCTGTTCAAGCGTCTGACCGGTGTCACGCCGGCCGCCTACCGCCGGCGGTACCGCTTCATCGGCATGGCCGGACAGAACGGGCACACAGATCGATCCGGCCGGGCAGAGCGCCCTATCTCTGGGTGAACAGACGATCCTGGATGAAGCGCAACGGCTTGAACAGATATTCCAGAAGGGTCTTTTCCCCTGTGATCACATCGACCTGCGCGGTCATGCCGGGCAACAGGCGGATGTCCGGGTCATCGGGCAGCGCATCCTCATCGACGGTCACGAAGGCCTTGAAATAGGACCTGTCGGCCTCGTCGACAAAGGTCGTGGGGAGAATATCGTCGATGCGGCCGTCGATGGCGCCGAGCTGTGCGAAATCGAGCGCCGGAATCCGGATCATCACCGGGTCGCCGGTCTCGATCACCGCGATATCGCGAGGGTCGATACGGGCAGTGATTCGCAGCGGGCTGTCCAGCGACGCGATGCGGGCGATCTCCGCGCCCGGCGCGATCACACCGCCAACGGTGTCGGCGAAGGATTCCTTGACGATGCCGGCGGTCGGCGCGGTGATCTCCGCCCGCGCCAGCCGATCGTCCAGTCCGCCGATGGTCTCAAGCAGTTCCGCCCGCTCGCGCAGCACCTCGTCCCGGCGGCCGAGATAATCCGCGCGCAGATTGGCATCCAGTTCGTCCAGTCGGCGCTCTGTCTCGGCGATCGACTGCTGAAGTCGGGTCAACTCCCCCTCTATGCGGCCGACATCGGTGCGCGCATCGCTGTGGCGCAAATCGGCCTCGATCACCTGCAGCCGGCTCGCCGCGCCGCTGGCGGCGAGTTGCTGGCGCATCGACTGTTCCTCGCCCACCAGGGTCAGAATCGTTCGGGCCTCTCCCAGCACACGCTCGGATGAGGCGATCTCTGCCTGAAAGGTATCGATCTGGCTTTCAAGCACGCCGCGCCGGCTTTCCTCGGCCGCCCACTGGCCGTCGTACAGCGCCTGTTGGGTGGCGATCACGGTGTCGGGGGCATCCGCGACAGAGTCGAAGTCGGGCCGGCGACCCTCCAGCAGCGCCGACAGTCGCTCCGCATCGAGCGCCAGCGACTGCGACCGCACGACCAGTTGCGCCCGCTCGGCCAGGATCGCGCGGGTATCCAGACGCACCAGCAGATCCCCGCGCTCGACCAGCTGGCCGTCCTCGATTGCGATATCGGCGATGATACCGCCCTCAAGGTGCTGGATGCGCTGAATCGGCGCCATCGAGACGACCTCGCCCTCGGCATGGGCCATTTCCTTCATCCGCGCCATCGACGCCCAGACCACGAACGCGGTCAGCACGATCAGGACGACGAAGACGACCCAGCGCAGAAGGTTCGGCGAGGACCGTTCCTCCAGCAGGATCGAGTGGTTGAGAAACGTATCCTGACGCCGGATTCTGGCCGGCGCGCGCATGTTGTCGCGCCCACGCCCCGGCAGGGCGTGTTTCGAGTTCCGGGCCGGCGGTCGCGCGTCGCGTCCGGTGGGTTTGTGATCGATGATGACGGTCATGCCGGAACCGCGTGATGGCGTGGAAATTCGAAGGACGTCGCCATTCGTAGCGCCATGTGCGCATAGAAATGCTTAACGCCGGCAGCATTTTCACGCAAAACTGGCTGGACCCGGAGGCTTTATCCATCACAGGATATCGGCCGGCTTGCCGTTCTTGGCGACCATACCGTTGTTGATCACCAGCAGACGGTCGGCCTTGCGCATGGTCGACGGCCGGTGAGTGACCAGAATCACCGTCGTCTCGCCGCGCATCCGGTCGAGTTCCTCGTAGAACAGCGCCGTGCGTTCATTGTCCAGATTGTCGATGACCTCGTCGATCAGCAGCACCCTGGGCTGGCGGGCATAGGCCGCCGCCAGGGCGATGCCATTCAGCAGCATGGTCGATATCTGCCCCATCTTCTGGTCGCCGACGCGATGGGCATAGCCATCGGGCAACCCCTCGATCAGGTCGTGGACCCCCGCCCGCCGGGTGGCGGCTTCGATCCGGTCGCGGGTCGCGGTCGGCATCGATAGCCGCAGATTCTGCATCACGGTGCCGAAGAACAATTCGAAATCCTGCGGCACATAGCCGATCGCCTGACGCACCGTGATCGCCGCATGCTGACGGATGTCGATGTCGTCGATATGGATGCTGCCGGCCTGGGGCTGATAGAGGCCGAGTATGACTTTCAGCACCGTCGATTTGCCGGAACCGTTGGGGCCGGTGATCGCGACCACTTCGCCCGGCGCGAATTCCGCGCTGACGCCGAGCAGCGCCGGGTCCATGTCGCTTGCATAGCGGAACGAGACCCGCGACAGCGCGACCTTGCCGTCCTGGACCACGGCGACATCCTTGCCGGCCGTGGTGCCGTCCATCTCCTGCGGGCTTTTCATCGCCTGATTGAGCCCGTTGATTGTGGACTGGAGCTGTCCCAGACGGGTCAGCAGCAGAAAACCGGCCTGCAGCGGGCTGATGGCACGCCATGTCAGTGTCATGACGGCAATCAGCGCGCCCACCGACATCTGGGCATTCATGACCTGCACGGCGCCCAGAGCAATGGTCAGCATGCCGGTCATGACCATGACTGACTGCCCGACGGCCGTTGCCGCTGCCGATGCCTGGGCCGCCTTATAGGTCGAGAAGGCCGCTCTGCCCGATAGCTCTCGGTATCGTCGACGCCAGGCCGCGGTCGCGCCGCTCATTCGCACCGCATCGTGTCGCGCGACGGTTTCGAAAAGGAAGTCCTGGCGTTCCAGCCCCTGCCTGGCCGCGGCGGAGGTCAGCGCCGTCATGCGTGGCGCCATCAGCCAGGCAATGGCGCAATATATCAGCGCAGCGGCCAGCGGCACCGCCGCCAGCCACCCGCCCAGCAACGCCAGCGCGACGAGAAACACCAGCGCGAACGGCAGCTCCACGATCGTCGTCGCCGCCGATCCGCTGAAGATGTCGCGAATGGTGTCGGTCTGGCGCAATCGCTGGACCTGCGAGCCCAGACGCATTCGTTCACTCAGCGCCAGCGGCAGCCGGAGCAGATGCGAAAATATGCCACCGGCAACGAGAATGTTCAGCCGCGAGCCGATATGGGCGAACAGCCGGCCGCGCAACAGCCGCAGGCCGGCCTCGCCGAGCAGGGCCATGACCGCGCCGGCCAACAGCATCTGAAGCGTGGTCAGTGACCCCGACGGGATCACCTGATCGTAAAGCACCATGATGAAGACGGCCGGGGTCACCGCCAGCAGGTAGGTCAGGAAAGTCAGTCCGGCGATCCGCGCGAACAATCCCCTGAATCGGGCGACGATGAACCAGATCCACCGGCCGCTTTCCGCGGCTTCCCTGGCGCCATCATGTCCCTCGGCACGCGTGAACAGATAGATATCGCCCTTGAGCGCGCGAAGATCGCGGCTGACGATGCGGCCGATCGCCGGATCGAACAGCATCACCTGACCGCGGCCGGTCGCCCTGAGCAGCACCAGCGCCGGCGCCCCGGGGCGGATAAGCAAACAGGGCAGCAGTCGGGAATCAATGCGGTCGCAGCGGGCCGCGGGTACGACGACGCTGGCATAACCCAGCAGCGCAAGGACGTCGCGCAGTGCCGCCGGGTCCAGGCGCTCGGCGAAATGGGGCAAGGCTTCGGCGACGCTGCGGGCATCGCCGCGCCAGCCAAGGGCCTCCAATAGCGGCCAGAGGCATACGGCGATATCGTCGACGTCGTCCAGGACCGACAGGCTGGCCTGGACCGTCGCGGCAGTCGCCCCCGGCCCGGATCCGAAGCGATTGGCCTTCGTGTTCTCGCCGTCATCCGATGGAACCGGCGTGTCGTTGACGGGTGGCGCGGACCGGGCCACGGTCATGACGGCGTCCTTCGTCGCCGGGCGCGGATGACGGTGGCCGGCTTCTGTGGCTCATTTTCAACCAGACGACCGTCCGACAGCGTGAATGCCCGGTCGACGATTCGCAGCAGCGAGGGGCGCTGGCTCACCACGATCAGCGTCTTTGCGCCCTTTTGCTCTTCCAGCACGCCGCGCACCAGAGCGTCGCCGTTGGTGTCCAGCGCGGTGTTGGCGGCGTCGAACAGGATGACCGGCGGATCGGCGAACAGGGCACGGGCGATCGCGATGCGCTGAACCAGTCCATGCGGCAAAATATAAGGGGATCCCGGCCCGATCACGGTATTGAAACCGTTCGGCAGCCGGCCGGCCAGCGCCGTCAGCCCCAGGCGCGCCGCGATCGCGTAGGCCCGCTCCCGGTCGCGCTCGATGCGATCGCGGACGGACGATGTACCGCTGTCCGCGTCACTGCCGCCCGGATAATCCGGCGTATCCTCAGCCGCCATCCCGTCAGCGGGTGAAATGTCCTGTTCGGCGAACATCGTGATGTTGTCGAGCAAACTGCCCGCGAAAATTGTCCCGCGGCTGGGGATATAGGCGATCCGGGACAGGACGCTTTCTTCGGTAAAAGCCCATGGATCCTTCGCGCCGTCGAGGCGCACCGTGCCCGTGTCAGGCCGGACCAGCCCCGCCATGACCATCAGCAGCGTCGTCTTGCCCGAACCGGCCTCACCGGTGATGCCGACCGCCTCGCCCGGGCGTACGTCCAGATTGACGCCATCCAGGATGGCCGGCAGCGACGGACCGTACCGCAGCCCGATATCATGCAGCACGATCCCGCCCTTGATGCGGGGAAGTACACGCGTGCCCCATGGCCGGGACAAGGGCAGGGTCATGCCCTCGCGCACATGGTCGTTGTGAAGCGACAGTTTCTTGTAGCTGGTCCAGATACCGAACGCGCGCTGCAAGGGCTGAAGCGCCCGATTGGCCAACAGCGTGCAAGCCGCCAGTTCACCGATCGACAGCGCGCCATCGATGACGGCCACGGCACCGCCGGCGGCGACGGCGATCATGGTGATGCCGCCCAGTGACGCCGACATTGCGCTGGCGGTCGCCGCGTTGGCGGCAATAGCATGATCGTTGCCGGTGGAGGTCCTGAGGAGCCGTTCGTAGCGGCGCATCATCGGCGCTTCCAGCGCTTCGCCCTTGATCACCGTCATGCGCCCCAGCGTCTCCAGTTCGAAGTTCAGACGATGGGTATGGGCCTTGTCGGCCGCCCGCAGCAGAGGCTTCAGGAAAATGTCGCGAAAAGCAAAGATCGCCAGAAATATGCCGAAGATCGCCAGCGGTATGGCAGCGACCCAACCCCCGATGATGTAGATCAGGCCGACGAACAACGCGACAAAAGGGATGTCGGCGGCAACGCCGAGCGCCTGTCCGGCGTGAAACTCCTTGATTTTGCCGACGGAGGCAAACCGTTCGCAGTGCTGACCGTTGCCGCCGCCCGCGATCGCGGTCCGGTCAGCCGCCAGAAACCGCGACAGCATGTCCGTGCCCAGGATGTGTTCGAACCGGGCACCGGCCCAGGCGATACTGGTGGACCGGATATAGGTCAGAAGCGCTTCGAGCACGAGCGCGACGGTCACTCCCAGGAAGAGCACGGTCAGCGTTTCGATCGCCGAATTCGGGATGATGCGATCATATAGCTGCAGGATCGCCAGCGGCATTGCCAGGGACAGGACGTTCATCCCGACCGACGCGGCCACCAAAGGCATGGACCGCCAAGAAAGCAGGCGGGGTCGTGCCGGTCGCCGCCCATGGCCGTCCTGCGCAATGGTCTCAGCGACCATGGCAACCATGGCCGCACCGGAGGTGATCACGCCGGAGATCGCGACCCCGGAAAGCGTTGGTGGCCGGCGTCAGCCGCACCGCATGCGGGCGCTCATACGCATGTCTCCAGACCCGTCGGATCGCAATCGAACGAGCCATCGTCACCGCCGATGCCATCGAAAACGGGGTCGTCGCCACCCGCGTCGCCACCGCCGGCGTCGCCACCACCGTCATCGAAGGTGAAAAGGTCATCTGCCGCCCCATCGTCCGATCCACCATCTGATGTGCCGTCATTCGCCGGTGCGTCCGGAAACGGCCTGTCGCCGTCTTCGGTGTCGTCGATGATCGACGCGGCCTTGTACGCATCTGTCTCCGGTGGCACCGCAATGTTGATTTCCGGAGCCTCGCCGCCCTGTTCCACGACAGTATCCGCATAGGCGTCCGCGGCGTCGGCCGCATCGGCCATGGCATCGCGATAACCTTCATAAGCAGAGTCCGCCATCAGGGCGGCCGCCCTTACCGAATCGACATCGGCGTCCGCCGCATCCGCAGCGGCCCGATAGTCTTCCAGCGCACCGGCATACGCGTCCTCGGCCTCCTGGTAGGCTGCCAGTGCTTCGTCAAAGTCACTGCGCGCCGCCGCGACAGCGTCCGCTGCACCATCGGCCGCCGCTGCCGCGGCCTCGAACTCCGCCGTTACTGCTTCGTAGGCCGGTACGACGGCGTTTTCGAACACGGCCACGGCCTGATCATAGGCACCCGACGCCTGACCGAAGTCGCTCCAGGCTTCCTCGGCCGCGTCACCCGCAGCGTCGGCCTGCGCCCGCGTTGCGGCCAGTTCCTGCTGGGCGGCGGTGTAGTCGGCGTCCGCTGCCGAAAATTGCTGACCGGCGGCCTCGAACGCGGCGTTAGCGGCATGGGCCTCGGCGGCGAGGCCTTCGTAGTCGTCCACCAGCGCTGCCAGACGGTCTTCGGCCCCTGCAATGCCGGCCTTCTGATCGGCCAGTGCTTCGTTCAGCGCCTCGATCCGGCCGAGGTCCGCGTTATAGTTTCCGACCGCCTCGTCGAGGCTCGCGCGCGCTTCGTCATGGGCCTCGATCGTCTGCTCGTACCGCGCCTGAAGATCGCTGCGCCCCGGGTCGCGTGCCAATGCGCCATGGGCCTGACCGACAGCATCCTGAAGCTCACCGACGGTGGCCTTCATCGATTCAATGGACTGCCGGTCCCCGTCAGCGGCATCGGTCGCCTCCACGATCGACGCCTGGGTGGCCGACGCTTCATCGACCAGCGTCGCCAGCTCCGCCCGCGCGGACGCGATCTCGTCTGCTTTCGTCTCTGCGGCCTGGCGGGCGGTCATCGCCGCGTCGCGCGCCGACAGCGCCGCGCTGCGGGCGTCTTCGGCCGCCGTCAAGGCCGTCGCGGTCTGGGCTTCCGCTGTATCGACGGCGCGGACAGCGTCGTCATAGACACCCTCGGCTGCAACGGCCGCATCATGAGCCGTGCGGGCGTCGGCTTCGAGCGTCGAAATCGTATCGATTGCCTGCTCGGCCTGTTCACGCACGTCGGCCACGCGATCATGCGCCGCGTCGGCAACCGCGACGGCGGCCTCATGAGCATTCACGGCATCGGCAACATCCGATTGTGCCGCACTCACCTGCTCGTGAGCGGTTTCCATCGCTGCCGCGCGTTCTTCGGATACGTCCCATGCGCCCAGTGCGGCGTCTATGGCGGCATCCGCCGCGTCGGCGGCCTCTGTCAGCCCTGTATGCGCCGCGTCATAGGCAGCGAATGCCTCGTCTGCAACAACCATGGCATCGGCAACCGCGCCGTGAGCATCGGCGATCTCGTCGTTGCCGGCCTCGACCCGATCCTTTTCGGCCGCCCACGCCGCCATAGCGGCATCGTGCTCGGCGGCGATCTCGATGTTGCTCGGCCCGGTCCGGATGACCGTCGGCGACGGCGCGTTCACGGCGTCGTCGGGATTATGGGCGACGCGGACGACCGACTGGACAA
This window encodes:
- a CDS encoding ABC transporter permease; amino-acid sequence: MLYGLKIATRYLTASKAQTALLVSGVAVGVFIFIFMSALIGGLAEFILSRTVGDISHVTIEAESADPAVLIDVDGHLLTAVEPGRLRTATLRDAETWAPMIDAVPGVRAVSPQITGAGFLTRGAQVAQVSVTGLEPGRESAILDLEGYIVAGSARLGSGVIVLGRSLADELDLSVGQVLRLQSSNGVTAALTVGGIFQTGTGMLDRSSVFVSLPTARTLFAIPQGVTRIEIKLDDLNAADATAVRIRALTGLDAVPWTDGAEQLMEALNAQAQTGYFLKSFALITIVIGVASALLLSTYRRRPEIGIMRAMGAGRGFVVFVFVTQGALVGLMGGITGAVLGYLALLPFPTRDEFVSGTLPMDITQGSYGLAVTLTVLGAILASILPARAAARVDPVTAIGQ
- a CDS encoding ABC transporter ATP-binding protein, translating into MTALLEVRDLIKTFGEGDAATHVLRGLSLTLEAGEMAALLGPSGSGKSTLLTILGTLMKPTSGSLRMLGQDLVSADDAALTEFRNRYIGFVFQFHNLLPDFTALENVIFPTAVRAGRETGAARARGRQLLVRMGMESRVDFPSAKLSGGQKQRVAVARALMNRPELVLADEPTGNLDRATAMQVMDLIGEINREEGTAFLISTHDEKIAARCRRQIVVGDGRVTG
- a CDS encoding efflux RND transporter periplasmic adaptor subunit, with translation MAAGVAAALAAAIGYLQPWSPTPISVAVEQVAMAPVTRVLAVNGRIAARHSVDLRPQVTGTLTEVSASEGQRVEAGQVLARIDAAAQDAIVRQSRAALDAALVAQEQADATYARSLALGANISVAALEANRRALQSAVQEVARMRALLEQAQVQLARHTLRAPISGTIVAVDAERGQVADTATALMTVADLDDLIVETDIDEGYASQIAVGQPAVLRFSGQTETRTGHVNAVSGRVDAATGGLAVKIGFDAPVSAPIGLTVTANIVVDERDAALTVPRTAIVTEGDGAAVFLARDEVARLQPVTVTDWPAARLIVTDGLAPGDPVIVDAAGLSDGLRISRDAP
- a CDS encoding helix-turn-helix domain-containing protein; amino-acid sequence: MSGRLQTTPAPEPYPVARMAQLSDLPERTFKRRFKAAPGYAPIDYVQSLRVEEAKQLLETTGDATDAVAQSVGYEEPACFRRLFKRLTGVTPAAYRRRYRFIGMAGQNGHTDRSGRAERPISG
- a CDS encoding HlyD family type I secretion periplasmic adaptor subunit; amino-acid sequence: MTVIIDHKPTGRDARPPARNSKHALPGRGRDNMRAPARIRRQDTFLNHSILLEERSSPNLLRWVVFVVLIVLTAFVVWASMARMKEMAHAEGEVVSMAPIQRIQHLEGGIIADIAIEDGQLVERGDLLVRLDTRAILAERAQLVVRSQSLALDAERLSALLEGRRPDFDSVADAPDTVIATQQALYDGQWAAEESRRGVLESQIDTFQAEIASSERVLGEARTILTLVGEEQSMRQQLAASGAASRLQVIEADLRHSDARTDVGRIEGELTRLQQSIAETERRLDELDANLRADYLGRRDEVLRERAELLETIGGLDDRLARAEITAPTAGIVKESFADTVGGVIAPGAEIARIASLDSPLRITARIDPRDIAVIETGDPVMIRIPALDFAQLGAIDGRIDDILPTTFVDEADRSYFKAFVTVDEDALPDDPDIRLLPGMTAQVDVITGEKTLLEYLFKPLRFIQDRLFTQR
- a CDS encoding peptidase domain-containing ABC transporter, with amino-acid sequence MTVARSAPPVNDTPVPSDDGENTKANRFGSGPGATAATVQASLSVLDDVDDIAVCLWPLLEALGWRGDARSVAEALPHFAERLDPAALRDVLALLGYASVVVPAARCDRIDSRLLPCLLIRPGAPALVLLRATGRGQVMLFDPAIGRIVSRDLRALKGDIYLFTRAEGHDGAREAAESGRWIWFIVARFRGLFARIAGLTFLTYLLAVTPAVFIMVLYDQVIPSGSLTTLQMLLAGAVMALLGEAGLRLLRGRLFAHIGSRLNILVAGGIFSHLLRLPLALSERMRLGSQVQRLRQTDTIRDIFSGSAATTIVELPFALVFLVALALLGGWLAAVPLAAALIYCAIAWLMAPRMTALTSAAARQGLERQDFLFETVARHDAVRMSGATAAWRRRYRELSGRAAFSTYKAAQASAAATAVGQSVMVMTGMLTIALGAVQVMNAQMSVGALIAVMTLTWRAISPLQAGFLLLTRLGQLQSTINGLNQAMKSPQEMDGTTAGKDVAVVQDGKVALSRVSFRYASDMDPALLGVSAEFAPGEVVAITGPNGSGKSTVLKVILGLYQPQAGSIHIDDIDIRQHAAITVRQAIGYVPQDFELFFGTVMQNLRLSMPTATRDRIEAATRRAGVHDLIEGLPDGYAHRVGDQKMGQISTMLLNGIALAAAYARQPRVLLIDEVIDNLDNERTALFYEELDRMRGETTVILVTHRPSTMRKADRLLVINNGMVAKNGKPADIL
- a CDS encoding ATP-binding cassette domain-containing protein, whose product is MITSGAAMVAMVAETIAQDGHGRRPARPRLLSWRSMPLVAASVGMNVLSLAMPLAILQLYDRIIPNSAIETLTVLFLGVTVALVLEALLTYIRSTSIAWAGARFEHILGTDMLSRFLAADRTAIAGGGNGQHCERFASVGKIKEFHAGQALGVAADIPFVALFVGLIYIIGGWVAAIPLAIFGIFLAIFAFRDIFLKPLLRAADKAHTHRLNFELETLGRMTVIKGEALEAPMMRRYERLLRTSTGNDHAIAANAATASAMSASLGGITMIAVAAGGAVAVIDGALSIGELAACTLLANRALQPLQRAFGIWTSYKKLSLHNDHVREGMTLPLSRPWGTRVLPRIKGGIVLHDIGLRYGPSLPAILDGVNLDVRPGEAVGITGEAGSGKTTLLMVMAGLVRPDTGTVRLDGAKDPWAFTEESVLSRIAYIPSRGTIFAGSLLDNITMFAEQDISPADGMAAEDTPDYPGGSDADSGTSSVRDRIERDRERAYAIAARLGLTALAGRLPNGFNTVIGPGSPYILPHGLVQRIAIARALFADPPVILFDAANTALDTNGDALVRGVLEEQKGAKTLIVVSQRPSLLRIVDRAFTLSDGRLVENEPQKPATVIRARRRRTPS